From a region of the Neisseria subflava genome:
- a CDS encoding CoA pyrophosphatase, which translates to MNTDHLIHFLTQASHFSSRMQAERNQLVTAHTVKEAAVLVGIVLHEGAWQILLTKRAETLRQHTGQIAFAGGRKDTQDDSLTATALREAYEETAIPIAAWQTFAPLPFYDTPSGYRVTPVPAICTQPVNPKANPDEVAEIFYLPLDFALNLQNYTFRQLHHNNQTLALPALPFRHYDIWGLTAIILYGLAERYQQYCQAFK; encoded by the coding sequence ATGAATACCGACCACCTTATCCATTTCTTAACTCAAGCTTCACACTTCAGCAGCCGTATGCAAGCAGAGCGCAATCAATTAGTTACTGCCCACACAGTCAAAGAAGCAGCCGTTTTGGTCGGCATTGTCTTGCATGAAGGAGCGTGGCAAATTTTACTGACCAAAAGGGCCGAGACCTTAAGGCAGCACACCGGACAAATCGCCTTTGCCGGCGGCCGCAAAGATACCCAAGACGACAGCCTAACGGCAACGGCGTTAAGAGAAGCTTATGAAGAAACCGCCATTCCGATTGCCGCATGGCAGACTTTTGCGCCGCTACCCTTTTATGACACGCCTTCCGGCTATCGTGTTACGCCTGTTCCGGCAATTTGCACCCAGCCCGTCAACCCTAAAGCCAATCCCGACGAAGTAGCTGAAATTTTTTATCTGCCTTTAGACTTCGCCTTAAACCTGCAAAACTACACATTCCGTCAACTTCATCACAACAATCAAACCCTCGCCCTCCCCGCCCTGCCTTTCCGACACTACGACATTTGGGGGCTGACAGCAATCATCCTATATGGACTGGCAGAACGTTATCAGCAATATTGCCAAGCTTTTAAATAA
- a CDS encoding tetratricopeptide repeat protein, whose amino-acid sequence MLFSPSRIRVAAAAVMMLFATQTFAAPGDSNAVFESAKIIKKKSRADRFSPEEREQERIRLLGIQNRTSQVFTLLNSELALQKGDAASALFTYILTLHRTKSPEVAERALEMAVSLNAFEQAEAIYQKWREIEPEPGEAQKRMTWLRNLLLGKADKNLSGLDKVIAGGSEDEQKRVFLLLAQTAAQQPNLTSDAVKQVHKTALNYKDFPEAAIADAIFSAKDGQKKHAIAALQRLAKLDNEILPPTFVTLRLMAQRHPDILDGFFKDTDTKTLSPIWQELDIANLIAHGQNNKAFKRLQTLLEENPNPDLYIQAALLSASKTENISAVNSYLEKAYKAGTEEQRSRAALIGAVSYNDAEDFAKAKQWLDKVTATAYTFDKTILAASIEAKQGNHKEAWALVQRAQKMPEQRGRYFEAGDLLNTALFVLSKNTNLQESLNALNSLVNSTEKSLKTQASPELLANVLYQRSMVYEKLNQPGKAIADLRRVVELYPDNPHGWNALGYTLLSNGKDLEEAFKMVQTAYQMEPESAAINDSVGWAYYLKGDAQMALPYIQYAYEKEPEAEVAAHLGEVLWTLGDQDKAKQIWNDGLKRGSNLRVLKETMSKFGITSSKPHIQKHK is encoded by the coding sequence ATGTTGTTTTCCCCATCCCGTATTCGAGTAGCAGCTGCGGCTGTCATGATGTTGTTCGCTACACAAACTTTTGCTGCGCCCGGCGATTCAAATGCAGTTTTTGAATCGGCTAAGATTATCAAAAAGAAAAGCCGTGCCGACCGTTTTTCTCCCGAAGAGCGCGAGCAGGAGCGGATACGTCTGTTGGGTATACAAAACCGCACCTCGCAGGTTTTCACTTTGTTAAATTCAGAACTGGCCCTGCAAAAGGGCGATGCGGCTTCTGCGCTGTTTACTTATATTTTGACGTTGCATCGCACCAAATCTCCCGAAGTGGCCGAACGCGCTTTGGAGATGGCGGTCTCTTTAAACGCCTTTGAACAGGCTGAAGCCATTTACCAAAAATGGCGAGAAATCGAGCCGGAGCCAGGTGAAGCACAAAAGCGTATGACTTGGTTGCGCAATTTGCTGCTAGGCAAAGCCGATAAGAATTTAAGCGGATTGGATAAGGTAATTGCTGGCGGTAGTGAAGATGAGCAAAAGCGCGTGTTCCTGCTTTTGGCACAAACCGCTGCCCAACAGCCGAATCTGACCAGCGATGCGGTCAAACAGGTGCATAAAACGGCACTAAATTATAAAGACTTCCCTGAAGCGGCGATTGCGGATGCAATTTTTAGTGCAAAAGATGGTCAAAAGAAACACGCCATTGCGGCATTGCAGCGATTGGCTAAGTTAGACAATGAAATTTTGCCGCCGACTTTTGTCACGTTGCGGCTGATGGCGCAACGGCATCCTGATATTTTGGACGGCTTCTTCAAAGATACAGACACCAAAACCTTATCTCCGATTTGGCAGGAGTTGGACATCGCCAATTTGATCGCCCATGGCCAAAATAATAAGGCATTCAAGCGTTTGCAGACTTTGTTGGAAGAAAACCCAAACCCTGATTTGTATATTCAGGCCGCCTTATTGTCAGCCAGCAAGACGGAAAATATTTCTGCGGTAAACAGCTATCTGGAAAAGGCTTATAAAGCCGGTACGGAAGAGCAGCGCAGCCGTGCGGCGTTGATTGGTGCGGTTTCTTACAATGATGCAGAGGATTTTGCCAAAGCCAAACAATGGCTGGACAAGGTAACGGCAACGGCTTATACGTTTGATAAAACCATTTTGGCTGCTTCCATCGAAGCCAAACAGGGCAACCATAAAGAGGCTTGGGCTTTGGTGCAACGTGCACAAAAAATGCCCGAGCAAAGAGGACGTTATTTTGAAGCCGGTGATTTGCTGAATACGGCTTTGTTTGTATTGTCTAAAAATACCAATCTTCAAGAATCGTTGAACGCTTTGAACAGCTTGGTAAATTCCACCGAAAAATCCTTGAAAACCCAAGCTTCTCCAGAGTTGCTTGCCAATGTGCTGTATCAGCGTTCGATGGTGTATGAGAAGCTGAATCAGCCAGGCAAGGCGATTGCCGATTTGCGCCGTGTGGTAGAGCTGTATCCGGATAATCCGCACGGTTGGAATGCTTTGGGCTATACCTTGCTGTCCAACGGCAAGGATTTGGAAGAAGCGTTTAAAATGGTTCAGACGGCCTATCAAATGGAGCCGGAAAGCGCAGCCATTAATGATAGTGTAGGCTGGGCTTATTATCTTAAAGGTGATGCGCAAATGGCGCTTCCATATATCCAATATGCCTATGAAAAAGAACCTGAAGCCGAAGTTGCCGCGCATTTGGGCGAAGTCCTATGGACGCTTGGAGACCAAGATAAGGCCAAACAAATCTGGAATGACGGTTTGAAACGCGGAAGCAATCTCCGAGTATTAAAAGAGACAATGTCCAAATTTGGTATAACGTCCAGTAAACCGCATATTCAAAAACACAAATAA
- the lolB gene encoding lipoprotein insertase outer membrane protein LolB — protein sequence MNLKQISSVTALLLLAACAQPNLPQQNSWQAAEQVQDFSADGRLAVKVEGKGSYANFDWTYQNAVQTIDVNTPLGNTVGQLCQDSEGVLAVDSKGKVYQAETAEELSRQLLGFALPVQYLHIWADGKRVANAPYKILPDGRLKQFDWTILRTLNSSGQPKTLQLENAKFNIRLVFDTVNHSLDKNGQTRCAARK from the coding sequence ATGAATTTAAAACAAATATCATCGGTTACAGCCTTATTGCTTTTGGCTGCCTGTGCGCAGCCAAACTTGCCTCAGCAAAACAGTTGGCAAGCGGCCGAACAGGTGCAGGATTTTAGCGCAGACGGTCGTTTGGCTGTCAAAGTGGAAGGCAAAGGCTCTTATGCCAATTTTGACTGGACTTATCAGAACGCGGTTCAAACCATTGATGTCAATACACCGTTGGGCAATACCGTAGGCCAGCTGTGTCAAGATAGCGAAGGCGTATTGGCAGTAGACAGTAAGGGTAAGGTTTATCAGGCGGAAACGGCTGAGGAATTGAGCAGACAGCTTTTAGGCTTTGCTTTGCCGGTTCAATATCTGCATATTTGGGCGGATGGTAAACGCGTTGCCAATGCGCCATACAAAATCCTGCCTGATGGCCGTCTGAAGCAGTTTGACTGGACAATATTGCGCACTTTAAATAGTTCAGGACAGCCGAAAACGCTTCAACTTGAGAATGCCAAGTTTAATATCCGCTTGGTGTTCGATACAGTAAATCACTCTTTGGATAAGAATGGACAAACCCGATGCGCAGCACGCAAATAG
- the ispE gene encoding 4-(cytidine 5'-diphospho)-2-C-methyl-D-erythritol kinase: MSVSEGIQAFPAPAKLNLDLRITGRRSDGYHNLESIFCLIGLYDTVHLKMRTDGQIILHTPIEGLEPEQDLTYRAAKLLLPYASVPHGIEIWLDKVIPTGGGLGGGSSDAATVLMVLNRWWQCGLSRQQLIDLGVSLGADVPFFIFGRSAFAKGVGEKLAEIDVPKQWYVIVKPPVHVATAKIFAHEGLTRDSKPSIMPTFQSLQPFQNDMQAVVFQEYPEVWKAYVELSQYGYTLMTGSGACLFIASASHQEANTIYQQVSQLYEAYCVEGLDIHPLFHMI; this comes from the coding sequence ATGTCTGTTTCAGAGGGAATTCAAGCCTTTCCTGCGCCGGCCAAATTAAATTTGGATTTGAGGATTACCGGCCGCAGGAGCGATGGTTATCATAATTTGGAAAGTATTTTCTGTTTGATCGGCTTATACGATACCGTTCATCTGAAAATGCGTACTGATGGGCAGATTATTCTGCATACGCCGATTGAAGGGCTTGAGCCCGAACAGGACTTGACTTATCGGGCGGCTAAATTATTGCTGCCATATGCAAGTGTGCCGCACGGCATTGAAATTTGGTTGGATAAAGTGATTCCGACCGGAGGCGGATTGGGCGGTGGAAGCTCTGATGCGGCCACAGTCTTAATGGTTTTAAACCGATGGTGGCAATGTGGTTTGAGCAGGCAGCAACTGATTGATTTAGGTGTAAGTCTTGGTGCGGATGTTCCTTTTTTTATTTTTGGCAGAAGTGCTTTTGCCAAAGGCGTAGGCGAGAAGCTGGCTGAAATAGATGTCCCTAAACAATGGTATGTTATCGTTAAGCCCCCCGTCCATGTGGCAACAGCTAAAATTTTTGCACATGAAGGCTTGACACGTGATTCCAAACCCAGCATAATGCCGACTTTCCAATCGTTACAGCCGTTTCAAAATGATATGCAGGCGGTTGTGTTTCAGGAATATCCTGAAGTTTGGAAGGCTTATGTTGAGTTATCCCAATATGGTTATACATTAATGACCGGTTCTGGAGCTTGTTTGTTTATAGCAAGTGCATCTCATCAAGAAGCAAATACAATTTACCAACAGGTTTCTCAATTATATGAAGCTTATTGTGTGGAAGGATTAGATATTCATCCGCTGTTTCATATGATTTAG
- a CDS encoding ribose-phosphate pyrophosphokinase, producing MAAYDSLMVFTGNANPELAQRVVKHLDISLGEATVSKFSDGEVAIELLENVRGRDVFILQPTCAPTNDNLMEILTMADALKRASAGRITAAIPYFGYARQDRRPRSVRVPISAKLVANMLYSAGIDRVLTVDLHADQIQGFFDIPVDNIYATPILLNDIKQQRIDNLTVVSPDIGGVVRARAVAKSLNADLAIIDKRRPKANVAEVMNIIGDIQGRTCLIVDDMIDTANTLCKAAVALKERGADRVLAYASHAVFSGEAVNRIASSEIDQVVVTDTIPLSEAAKKCERIRQVTIAGLLAETVRRISNEESVSYLFNEDVMTGGMLLP from the coding sequence ATGGCCGCTTATGACAGTTTAATGGTGTTTACCGGTAATGCAAATCCGGAATTGGCGCAACGCGTTGTCAAACATTTGGATATTTCACTCGGTGAAGCCACCGTTTCCAAATTCTCTGATGGCGAAGTAGCCATTGAACTGTTGGAAAATGTGCGTGGTCGCGATGTGTTTATTTTGCAACCTACCTGTGCGCCAACCAATGACAACCTGATGGAAATTTTGACTATGGCCGATGCACTCAAACGTGCTTCTGCCGGTCGTATTACTGCCGCGATTCCTTACTTTGGCTATGCGCGTCAGGATCGCCGTCCTCGCTCTGTTCGTGTACCGATTTCTGCTAAATTGGTAGCGAATATGTTGTACTCAGCAGGTATCGACCGCGTATTGACTGTTGACTTGCATGCCGATCAAATTCAAGGTTTCTTCGATATTCCGGTAGATAATATTTATGCTACCCCGATTTTATTGAACGATATTAAACAACAACGTATCGACAATCTGACTGTTGTCAGCCCTGATATCGGTGGTGTTGTACGTGCACGTGCTGTTGCTAAATCTTTAAATGCTGATTTGGCCATTATTGATAAACGTCGTCCTAAAGCCAACGTGGCTGAAGTGATGAATATTATTGGTGATATTCAAGGCCGTACTTGCTTAATCGTAGATGATATGATCGATACGGCAAATACTTTGTGTAAAGCGGCTGTTGCCCTGAAAGAGCGCGGTGCGGATCGTGTACTGGCATACGCCAGCCATGCAGTATTCTCTGGCGAAGCAGTGAATAGAATTGCTTCTTCCGAAATTGACCAAGTAGTTGTGACAGATACGATTCCGTTGTCTGAAGCAGCTAAAAAATGTGAACGCATCCGTCAAGTTACCATTGCCGGTTTGCTGGCTGAAACGGTACGCCGTATCAGCAATGAAGAATCCGTCTCATATCTTTTCAATGAGGATGTGATGACTGGCGGCATGTTGCTGCCATAA
- a CDS encoding 50S ribosomal protein L25/general stress protein Ctc, which yields MTYEIQASVREAQGTGASRRLRREGQIPGILYGEGQEPVAIAVDHKTVFYALEKESFHTALIKLSLNAETKDVIVRDFQMHPFRREVQHIDFQAVKADQPVRIRVPLHIVNAENSQAVKLQGGRVSLLNTSVEVVALPANIPAFLELDCASVVAGDILHLSDIKLPEGVESVSLKRNENLAVATVTGKKR from the coding sequence ATGACTTACGAAATTCAAGCCTCTGTTCGCGAAGCCCAAGGCACTGGTGCGAGCCGCCGCCTGCGTCGCGAAGGCCAAATCCCTGGCATTCTGTACGGTGAAGGTCAAGAGCCTGTTGCTATCGCTGTAGACCACAAAACTGTATTCTACGCATTAGAAAAAGAATCTTTCCATACTGCTTTGATTAAACTGTCTTTGAACGCTGAAACTAAAGACGTTATCGTGCGTGACTTCCAAATGCACCCATTCCGTCGCGAAGTTCAACACATCGACTTCCAAGCTGTAAAAGCTGATCAACCTGTACGTATCCGCGTTCCTCTGCACATTGTTAACGCTGAAAACTCTCAAGCTGTTAAATTGCAAGGTGGCCGCGTATCTCTGTTGAACACTTCTGTTGAAGTAGTTGCTTTGCCTGCAAACATTCCTGCTTTCTTGGAGCTGGATTGTGCATCAGTAGTTGCCGGCGACATTCTGCACTTGTCAGACATCAAATTGCCAGAAGGTGTTGAAAGCGTTTCTCTGAAACGTAACGAAAACCTGGCTGTTGCTACTGTTACCGGTAAAAAACGCTAA
- the hscB gene encoding Fe-S protein assembly co-chaperone HscB — protein sequence MSQYFTLFQLEPAFNIDAENLDQTYRALAAHFHPDKFASASAFEQKQAVMMSSTINDAYRTLKNPIDRAAYLLKMRGIDTDAPEHTSFSPEFLMQQMEWRETLIDAQMEQNHDAIRALDQEIQNTQSNLYQDLQQAFKQQDYESAAQWVRHGRFLNKLRNEIASIL from the coding sequence ATGTCTCAATATTTCACACTCTTCCAGCTTGAACCCGCTTTCAATATCGACGCCGAAAACTTGGATCAAACCTACCGCGCCTTGGCTGCCCACTTCCATCCCGACAAATTCGCTTCAGCATCAGCCTTCGAGCAAAAACAGGCTGTGATGATGTCGTCCACCATCAACGATGCCTACCGTACCTTAAAAAATCCCATTGACCGTGCTGCATACCTGTTGAAAATGCGAGGTATCGATACTGACGCACCCGAACATACTTCGTTTTCACCAGAATTCCTCATGCAGCAAATGGAATGGCGGGAAACATTAATTGATGCCCAGATGGAACAAAACCATGATGCCATCCGAGCATTGGATCAAGAAATCCAAAATACACAAAGCAATCTATATCAAGATTTGCAACAAGCATTTAAACAGCAGGATTATGAATCGGCTGCACAATGGGTACGGCATGGACGCTTTCTTAATAAACTTCGCAATGAAATTGCTTCAATCTTATAA
- a CDS encoding alternative ribosome-rescue factor A — protein sequence MSNKVQHNKGKIRDNALKALVKSDLFRHKVERKRKGKGSYNRQEAKKWRDGFDTVPPFLCLKRGSSRRSRKSL from the coding sequence ATGAGCAATAAAGTGCAACACAATAAAGGCAAAATACGCGACAATGCTTTAAAAGCTTTAGTGAAATCCGATTTGTTCCGACACAAGGTAGAACGGAAAAGAAAAGGCAAAGGCAGCTACAACAGGCAGGAAGCGAAAAAATGGCGGGACGGTTTTGATACTGTCCCGCCATTTTTATGTCTTAAACGTGGAAGCTCTCGCCGCAGCCGCAAGAGTCTTTGA
- the iscA gene encoding iron-sulfur cluster assembly protein IscA — protein sequence MITITENAAKYINNYLTKRGKGLGVRLGVKTSGCSGMAYNLEFVDEANEDDLIFEEHGARIYIDPKSLVYLDGTQVDYTKEGLQEGFKFENPNVKDSCGCGESFHV from the coding sequence ATGATTACCATCACAGAAAATGCAGCCAAATACATCAACAATTACCTGACCAAACGCGGCAAAGGCTTGGGCGTACGCTTAGGTGTGAAAACCAGCGGCTGCTCAGGTATGGCATACAACCTTGAATTTGTCGATGAAGCGAACGAGGACGACCTGATTTTTGAAGAACACGGCGCGCGCATTTATATCGACCCGAAAAGCTTGGTTTATCTGGACGGCACTCAAGTCGATTACACCAAAGAAGGTTTGCAGGAAGGTTTCAAATTTGAAAACCCGAATGTCAAAGACTCTTGCGGCTGCGGCGAGAGCTTCCACGTTTAA